One Vicugna pacos chromosome 33, VicPac4, whole genome shotgun sequence genomic region harbors:
- the TMEM218 gene encoding transmembrane protein 218 — protein sequence MAGTVLGVGAGVFLLALLWVSVLLLCVLLSRASGVARFSVIFVFLGALIVTAVLLLLPRASEFPAPKAEMKIVDAFFIGRYVLLAFLTVVFLGSLFLVLIHHILEPIYAKPLRSY from the exons ATGGCCGGCACCGTGCTGGGCGTGGGGGCCGGCGTGTTCCTCCTCGCCCTGCTCTGGGTGTCGGTGCTGCTGCTGTGTGTGCTGTTGTCCAGAGCCTCCGGGGTAGCTAG GTTCTCTGTCATTTTCGTGTTCCTCGGGGCTCTGATTGTCACCGCTGTCCTGTTGCTCTTACCCCGAGCCAGCGAATTCCCAGCCCCCAAGGCTGAGATGAAG ATTGTGGATGCCTTTTTCATCGGCCGCTATGTCCTGCTGGCTTTCCTCACTGTTGTCTTCCTTGGAAGCCTCTTCTTGGTGCTAATCCATCACATCCTGGAACCAATCTATGCCAAACCACTGCGGTCCTACTGA
- the SLC37A2 gene encoding glucose-6-phosphate exchanger SLC37A2 isoform X2, protein MRSSLAPGVWFFRAFSRDSWFRGFILLMTFLIYTTYHMSRKPISVVKSRLHQNCSGIIEPVNKSHSLNDTTWCNWAPFDQSNYKELLGAVDNAFLVAYAIGMFISGIFGERLPLRYYLSAGMLLSGLFTSLFGLGYFWNIHVLWYFVLIQICNGLVQTTGWPSVVTCVGNWFGKGKRGLIMGIWNSHTSVGNILGSLVAGVWVDGQWGLSFVVPGIVIAIMGLVTFFFLVEYPEDVDCTPPQHHGEPEENLDNPEDPANRPHANKESSLESAGSGSKEPSAGPAAISFFGALRIPGVIEFSLCLLFAKLVSYTFLYWLPLYIFNVVHFSAKEAGDLSTLFDVGGIIGGILAGLISDYTNGRATTCCVMLILAAPMMFLYNYVGQNGISISIVMLIICGALVNGPYALITTAVSADLGTHKSLKGNAKALSTVTAIIDGTGSIGAALGPLLAGLISPTGWNNVFYMLISADILACLLLCRLVYKEILAWRSSLRRDKGYREM, encoded by the exons ATGAGGTCTTCCTTGGCTCCCGGCGTCTGGTTCTTCCGTGCCTTCTCCAGGGACAGCTG GTTCCGAGGCTTCATCCTGCTGATGACCTTCCTCATCTACACCACTTATCACATGTCCCGGAAGCCCATCAGTGTTGTCAAG AGCCGTCTGCACCAAAACTGCTCGGGGATAATCGAGCCCGTCAACAAGAGCCACAGTCTCAACGACACCACGTGGTGCAACTGGGCCCCGTTTG ATCAGAGCAACTACAAGGAGTTACTGGGGGCCGTGGACAACGCCTTTCTCGTGGCCTATGCCATCGGCATGTTCATCAG TGGCATTTTTGGGGAGCGGCTCCCCCTCCGTTACTACCTTTCGGCCGGAATGCTGCTCAGTGGCCTTTTTACCTCACTCTTTGGCCTGGGGTATTTCTGGAACATCCACGTGCTCTGGTACTTCGTGCTCATCCAG ATCTGCAACGGCCTTGTCCAGACGACGGGCTGGCCCTCCGTGGTGACCTGTGTTGGCAACTGGTTCGGGAAGGGGAA GCGGGGGCTCATCATGGGCATCTGGAATTCCCACACGTCCGTGGGCAACATCCTGGGCTCCCTGGTCGCCGGCGTCTGGGTGGATGGGCAGTGGGGCTTGTCCTTCGTGGTGCCGGGCATCGTCATCGCcatcatgggccttgtcaccttCTTCTTCCTCGTTGAGT ACCCAGAAGACGTGGACTGCACTCCTCCTCAGCACCAC GGTGAGCCGGAAGAGAACCTGGACAACCCTGAGGACCCTGCGAACAGACCCCACGCTAACAAGGAGAGCAGCCTGGAGTCTGCTGGCAGTGGCTCCAAGGAGCCAAGCGCTGGGCCTGCTGCCATCAGCTTCTTTGGGGCGCTCCGGATCCCG GGCGTGATCGAGTTCTCCTTGTGTCTGCTCTTTGCCAAGCTGGTCAGTTACACCTTCCTCTACTGGCTGCCCCTCTACATCTTCAATGTGG TTCACTTTAGTGCCAAGGAGGCTGGGGATCTGTCCACGCTCTTCGACGTTGGTGGCATCATAG GCGGCATCTTGGCGGGGCTCATCTCTGACTACACCAATGGCAGGGCCACCACCTGCTGTGTCATGCTGATCTTGGCTGCCCCCATG ATGTTCCTGTACAACTACGTTGGCCAGAATGGGATTAGCATCTCCATAG TAATGCTGATTATCTGTGGGGCCCTGGTCAACGGCCCATATGCGCTCATCACCACTGCTGTCTCAGCTGACCTG GGCACTCACAAGAGCCTGAAGGGCAACGCGAAGGCGCTCTCCACCGTCACGGCCATCATCGACGGCACCGGGTCCATAG GTGCGGCTCTGGGACCTCTGCTGGCCGGGCTCATTTCCCCTACAGGATGGAACAACGTCTTCTACATGCTCATCTCTGCCGACATCCTGGCCTGCTTG CTCCTCTGCCGGTTGGTGTACAAAGAGATCCTGGCCTGGAGGTCATCCCTGAGAAGAGACAAAGG GTATAGAGAAATGTGA
- the SLC37A2 gene encoding glucose-6-phosphate exchanger SLC37A2 isoform X1, producing MRSSLAPGVWFFRAFSRDSWFRGFILLMTFLIYTTYHMSRKPISVVKSRLHQNCSGIIEPVNKSHSLNDTTWCNWAPFDQSNYKELLGAVDNAFLVAYAIGMFISGIFGERLPLRYYLSAGMLLSGLFTSLFGLGYFWNIHVLWYFVLIQICNGLVQTTGWPSVVTCVGNWFGKGKRGLIMGIWNSHTSVGNILGSLVAGVWVDGQWGLSFVVPGIVIAIMGLVTFFFLVEYPEDVDCTPPQHHGEPEENLDNPEDPANRPHANKESSLESAGSGSKEPSAGPAAISFFGALRIPGVIEFSLCLLFAKLVSYTFLYWLPLYIFNVVHFSAKEAGDLSTLFDVGGIIGGILAGLISDYTNGRATTCCVMLILAAPMMFLYNYVGQNGISISIVMLIICGALVNGPYALITTAVSADLGTHKSLKGNAKALSTVTAIIDGTGSIGAALGPLLAGLISPTGWNNVFYMLISADILACLLLCRLVYKEILAWRSSLRRDKGSSVALTHAR from the exons ATGAGGTCTTCCTTGGCTCCCGGCGTCTGGTTCTTCCGTGCCTTCTCCAGGGACAGCTG GTTCCGAGGCTTCATCCTGCTGATGACCTTCCTCATCTACACCACTTATCACATGTCCCGGAAGCCCATCAGTGTTGTCAAG AGCCGTCTGCACCAAAACTGCTCGGGGATAATCGAGCCCGTCAACAAGAGCCACAGTCTCAACGACACCACGTGGTGCAACTGGGCCCCGTTTG ATCAGAGCAACTACAAGGAGTTACTGGGGGCCGTGGACAACGCCTTTCTCGTGGCCTATGCCATCGGCATGTTCATCAG TGGCATTTTTGGGGAGCGGCTCCCCCTCCGTTACTACCTTTCGGCCGGAATGCTGCTCAGTGGCCTTTTTACCTCACTCTTTGGCCTGGGGTATTTCTGGAACATCCACGTGCTCTGGTACTTCGTGCTCATCCAG ATCTGCAACGGCCTTGTCCAGACGACGGGCTGGCCCTCCGTGGTGACCTGTGTTGGCAACTGGTTCGGGAAGGGGAA GCGGGGGCTCATCATGGGCATCTGGAATTCCCACACGTCCGTGGGCAACATCCTGGGCTCCCTGGTCGCCGGCGTCTGGGTGGATGGGCAGTGGGGCTTGTCCTTCGTGGTGCCGGGCATCGTCATCGCcatcatgggccttgtcaccttCTTCTTCCTCGTTGAGT ACCCAGAAGACGTGGACTGCACTCCTCCTCAGCACCAC GGTGAGCCGGAAGAGAACCTGGACAACCCTGAGGACCCTGCGAACAGACCCCACGCTAACAAGGAGAGCAGCCTGGAGTCTGCTGGCAGTGGCTCCAAGGAGCCAAGCGCTGGGCCTGCTGCCATCAGCTTCTTTGGGGCGCTCCGGATCCCG GGCGTGATCGAGTTCTCCTTGTGTCTGCTCTTTGCCAAGCTGGTCAGTTACACCTTCCTCTACTGGCTGCCCCTCTACATCTTCAATGTGG TTCACTTTAGTGCCAAGGAGGCTGGGGATCTGTCCACGCTCTTCGACGTTGGTGGCATCATAG GCGGCATCTTGGCGGGGCTCATCTCTGACTACACCAATGGCAGGGCCACCACCTGCTGTGTCATGCTGATCTTGGCTGCCCCCATG ATGTTCCTGTACAACTACGTTGGCCAGAATGGGATTAGCATCTCCATAG TAATGCTGATTATCTGTGGGGCCCTGGTCAACGGCCCATATGCGCTCATCACCACTGCTGTCTCAGCTGACCTG GGCACTCACAAGAGCCTGAAGGGCAACGCGAAGGCGCTCTCCACCGTCACGGCCATCATCGACGGCACCGGGTCCATAG GTGCGGCTCTGGGACCTCTGCTGGCCGGGCTCATTTCCCCTACAGGATGGAACAACGTCTTCTACATGCTCATCTCTGCCGACATCCTGGCCTGCTTG CTCCTCTGCCGGTTGGTGTACAAAGAGATCCTGGCCTGGAGGTCATCCCTGAGAAGAGACAAAGG CTCTAGTGTGGCCCTAACCCACGCGCGGTAG